A genomic stretch from Desulfotignum balticum DSM 7044 includes:
- a CDS encoding complex I subunit 5 family protein, with protein sequence MNNMPAIIVLAPLLGAFFSGLAAWIQKPLSYYIALAATAVSSVAAVGVFKQVLTAGTWQYRMAGWAPPMGIELRIDLLNAMVLVLVSGIAFVNLVASVKNVDQEIPDRAPSFYVMYQLFVVGLLGVTATGDLFNLYVLIEITSLTSYTMIALGDKDRSPLAALNYIFIGVIGASFYLLGVGYLYITTGSLNMADVAILLKDIQGSTAVLTAFILCILGVWIKMALFPLHVWLPNAYAYAPVGFARVVAPLMTKVMVYVMVRLMVTVFGLEYIFNTLNLADIVVWLGVIAILAGAFMALLQTDLKKMLTYIIVCEIGYMVGGAWLGNSLGMAGAILHILNDALMTFALFLAVGNIIYMRQQVAFSNLQGLFGAMPWTMAGFVLAGLSIIGVPPTCGFFSKWYLVLGAFEAGAYHFAAALIISSLVCAVLFFKVFEICFFEPMAESHGHHGTAAMAEAPVSMLAALGLVSAAIIGAGVYAGTIVNTVILPFLH encoded by the coding sequence ATGAACAATATGCCGGCAATAATTGTACTGGCCCCGCTTCTGGGGGCATTCTTCTCGGGCCTGGCCGCCTGGATCCAAAAACCGCTGTCCTATTACATCGCTTTGGCTGCCACGGCTGTTTCCAGTGTGGCGGCAGTAGGTGTGTTCAAACAGGTGCTGACCGCGGGCACATGGCAATACCGCATGGCCGGGTGGGCCCCGCCCATGGGGATCGAACTGAGGATCGATCTGCTCAATGCCATGGTGCTGGTCCTGGTATCTGGGATTGCATTTGTGAATCTGGTGGCCAGTGTCAAAAATGTGGATCAGGAAATACCGGATCGGGCCCCTTCATTTTATGTGATGTATCAGTTGTTTGTGGTGGGCCTTTTAGGGGTGACGGCCACAGGCGATCTGTTCAACCTGTATGTGCTCATTGAGATCACCTCGCTGACCTCGTATACCATGATTGCCTTAGGAGACAAAGACCGGTCTCCTCTGGCGGCCTTAAATTATATTTTCATCGGCGTGATCGGGGCGTCTTTTTATCTTCTGGGGGTCGGGTATCTGTACATCACCACCGGATCTTTGAACATGGCGGATGTGGCAATCCTTCTCAAGGACATCCAGGGATCCACGGCCGTGCTGACCGCTTTTATCCTGTGTATTTTAGGTGTGTGGATCAAGATGGCCCTGTTTCCGCTGCATGTATGGCTGCCCAATGCATATGCGTATGCACCCGTGGGATTTGCCCGGGTGGTGGCGCCGTTGATGACCAAGGTGATGGTATATGTCATGGTGCGGCTCATGGTCACGGTGTTCGGGCTGGAATATATCTTCAACACCCTGAACCTGGCGGATATCGTGGTGTGGCTGGGTGTGATCGCCATTCTGGCCGGGGCATTCATGGCCCTGCTCCAGACGGACTTGAAAAAAATGCTGACCTACATCATTGTGTGTGAGATCGGATATATGGTGGGCGGTGCCTGGCTGGGAAATTCTTTGGGCATGGCCGGTGCCATTCTCCACATTCTCAATGATGCATTGATGACATTTGCCCTGTTTCTGGCTGTGGGCAACATCATTTACATGAGACAGCAGGTGGCGTTTTCCAATCTGCAGGGGTTGTTTGGTGCCATGCCCTGGACCATGGCCGGATTTGTTCTGGCCGGTTTGAGCATAATCGGCGTGCCGCCCACCTGCGGGTTTTTCAGCAAATGGTATCTGGTGCTGGGTGCGTTTGAGGCCGGGGCTTATCATTTTGCCGCCGCGTTGATCATCTCCAGCCTGGTGTGTGCCGTGCTGTTTTTCAAGGTGTTTGAGATCTGTTTTTTCGAGCCCATGGCTGAATCCCACGGCCATCATGGGACCGCCGCCATGGCCGAGGCCCCGGTGTCCATGCTGGCTGCCTTAGGCCTGGTGAGTGCGGCCATCATTGGCGCGGGCGTTTATGCCGGTACCATCGTCAACACCGTGATTCTGCCGTTTTTACACTAA
- a CDS encoding monovalent cation/H+ antiporter subunit D family protein has product MESIISLKPLLAVLVPLLIIPVLMSSSRKPNVREAWIFVAGFIMFALVASMVPAILAGTRIELTVFTLVPGADIAFRVDGLGMLFALVASSLYIVTSLYSIGYMRGLKEHGQTRFVCFFALAIASTIGAAFSANLVTLYLFYEMLSLATYPLVAHHEDAKSKISARRYLIFILGTSIGLVLPAMIYCYHVTGTLEFSTAGIFAGQLSKPGATVLLLMFVFGFAKAGIMPFHSWLPAAMVAPTPVSALLHAVAVVKVGVFSIVRVMTGIFGVDLLGSYSLGTLVMVIASITILVSSCIALSQDELKRRLAFSTISQLSYIVFGVALLSPMGQLGGVLHILMHAFGKITLFFCAGAIFVATGKKYISQMKGLGRQMPVTFAAFFIGSLGVIGLPPAGGFYSKWNLILGALEAHHPVFMGVLLISSFLNAFYFLPIVFQAFFGKNEADVPGVPVQIKEANLCLVVPLAVTALASIGLFFFPQMFVDLIVLGLNL; this is encoded by the coding sequence ATGGAATCCATTATCTCCTTAAAACCGCTGCTGGCTGTCCTGGTCCCTTTGCTGATCATCCCAGTTTTAATGTCATCGTCCCGCAAACCCAATGTCAGGGAAGCCTGGATTTTTGTTGCCGGATTTATCATGTTTGCTCTGGTGGCATCCATGGTGCCGGCAATTCTGGCCGGCACCCGGATTGAACTGACTGTGTTCACACTGGTTCCGGGGGCAGACATCGCTTTTCGGGTGGACGGACTGGGCATGCTGTTTGCTCTGGTGGCATCCAGTCTTTATATTGTCACCTCGTTGTATTCCATCGGATACATGCGGGGGTTGAAAGAACACGGACAGACCCGGTTTGTCTGTTTTTTCGCTCTGGCCATTGCATCCACCATCGGAGCCGCATTTTCCGCCAACCTGGTGACCTTGTATCTGTTTTATGAAATGCTGTCTCTGGCCACCTATCCCCTGGTGGCCCACCATGAGGATGCAAAATCAAAGATTTCCGCCCGGCGGTATCTGATTTTCATTCTGGGCACCTCCATCGGTCTGGTACTGCCGGCCATGATCTATTGCTATCATGTCACGGGCACACTTGAATTTTCCACGGCCGGTATTTTTGCGGGCCAGCTGTCAAAACCGGGCGCCACCGTGCTGTTGCTCATGTTTGTGTTCGGGTTTGCCAAGGCAGGGATCATGCCGTTTCATTCCTGGCTGCCGGCCGCCATGGTGGCCCCGACACCCGTGAGTGCGCTGCTGCATGCCGTGGCCGTGGTCAAAGTGGGTGTGTTTTCCATTGTCAGGGTCATGACCGGGATCTTCGGGGTGGACCTGCTGGGATCATACAGTCTGGGAACCCTGGTCATGGTCATTGCCTCCATCACGATTCTGGTCAGTTCCTGCATTGCCCTGTCCCAGGATGAACTCAAGCGGAGACTGGCTTTTTCCACCATCAGTCAGCTGTCATACATCGTATTTGGTGTGGCGTTGCTGTCGCCCATGGGCCAGCTGGGCGGGGTGCTTCATATTCTCATGCACGCGTTCGGCAAAATTACCCTGTTTTTCTGTGCCGGTGCCATTTTTGTGGCCACGGGCAAAAAATATATCTCCCAGATGAAAGGCCTGGGCCGACAGATGCCGGTCACTTTTGCGGCATTTTTCATCGGATCTTTAGGGGTGATCGGGCTGCCTCCCGCGGGCGGGTTTTACAGCAAGTGGAATCTGATTTTAGGGGCTTTAGAAGCCCACCACCCGGTTTTTATGGGGGTGTTGCTGATCTCCTCGTTTCTGAATGCGTTTTATTTTCTGCCCATCGTGTTCCAGGCCTTTTTCGGGAAAAATGAAGCGGATGTTCCGGGCGTTCCGGTTCAAATCAAGGAAGCCAATCTGTGCCTGGTGGTGCCTTTGGCCGTGACCGCCCTGGCATCCATTGGATTGTTTTTCTTCCCGCAGATGTTTGTGGACCTGATCGTTCTGGGTCTGAATCTATGA
- a CDS encoding Na(+)/H(+) antiporter subunit D produces MTGNLLPPALIFIVAALLIPFLRGKTQSGYMLLIPVVSLLIIMNAPMGRIWTFDFWGYTLIMGRIDKLSLVFGYIFTIMAFLGILFALKVKDNLQHVSAIIYAGATLGVVFAGDFLTLYLFWEIMAVSSTFLILASRTDAARKAGFRYILVHLIGGLFLLAGIVLYIQETGTTAFNYIGLSGTASWLIFIGIALNAAAIPLHAWLPDAYPMGTPTSTVFLSAFTTKSAVYLLIRTFPGTELLIWIGAFMVFVPIFYAVLENDIRRVLAYSLLNQIGFMLVGTGIGSQLALNGAVAHAFCHILYKGLLFMAAGSVLQMTGKIKCTEIGGLYKTMPLTCLFCIVGAASISAFPLFSGFVSKSMVVTATVNENLVLVYLVLQFASAGVFHHAGIKVPFFTFFGHDSGIRAKDPSWNMVLAMGLAAFACIFIGVFPQPLYNLLPFTVDYIPYTGAHVVGQLQLLMFGALAFALLILSGYYPPEIKSINLDVDWTYRKLGTAVYKVLDTSLNTANRRAEAILMTGVKGGSGFFRQITVHLVLFFSVNLWLLQGYRDKHLALKKQRLYDDVVQGTLPVGIGAAVAVSFVVLIYVLT; encoded by the coding sequence ATGACCGGTAATCTGTTGCCTCCGGCCCTGATATTCATTGTCGCGGCCCTGCTGATCCCGTTTCTGCGGGGAAAAACCCAGTCCGGCTATATGCTGCTGATTCCTGTGGTGTCTCTGCTTATTATCATGAACGCGCCAATGGGGCGGATCTGGACGTTTGATTTCTGGGGATACACCCTGATCATGGGACGGATTGACAAACTGTCTCTGGTGTTTGGGTATATTTTTACCATCATGGCGTTTTTAGGCATTTTGTTCGCCCTGAAGGTCAAAGACAATCTTCAGCATGTGTCTGCCATCATTTATGCCGGCGCCACGCTGGGTGTGGTGTTTGCCGGGGATTTTCTCACCCTGTACCTGTTCTGGGAAATCATGGCGGTCAGTTCCACATTTCTGATCCTGGCTTCCCGCACGGATGCGGCCCGCAAAGCGGGTTTCAGGTATATTCTGGTGCATCTGATCGGCGGGCTGTTTCTGCTGGCCGGAATTGTGCTCTATATCCAGGAGACCGGCACCACGGCATTCAACTATATCGGGCTGTCCGGCACGGCGTCCTGGCTGATTTTCATCGGCATCGCCCTGAACGCGGCCGCCATTCCGCTGCACGCCTGGCTCCCGGATGCCTATCCCATGGGAACCCCCACCAGCACGGTGTTTTTGAGCGCGTTTACCACCAAATCCGCTGTGTATCTGTTGATCCGGACCTTCCCCGGCACGGAACTGCTCATCTGGATCGGGGCGTTCATGGTGTTTGTGCCCATTTTTTACGCGGTCCTGGAAAATGATATCCGACGGGTGCTGGCCTACAGCCTGCTGAACCAGATCGGGTTCATGCTGGTGGGCACGGGCATCGGGTCCCAGCTGGCGTTGAACGGGGCCGTGGCCCATGCGTTCTGCCATATCCTTTACAAGGGCCTGTTGTTCATGGCGGCCGGGTCCGTGCTCCAGATGACCGGTAAAATCAAATGCACGGAGATCGGCGGGCTGTACAAGACCATGCCCTTGACCTGCCTGTTCTGCATTGTGGGGGCGGCGTCCATTTCCGCGTTTCCGCTGTTTTCCGGGTTTGTGTCCAAATCCATGGTGGTGACGGCAACGGTGAATGAAAACCTGGTGCTGGTGTATCTGGTGTTGCAGTTTGCTTCGGCCGGCGTGTTCCACCATGCCGGGATCAAGGTGCCGTTTTTTACGTTTTTCGGTCATGATTCGGGCATCCGGGCCAAGGACCCGTCCTGGAACATGGTGCTGGCCATGGGGCTGGCCGCATTTGCCTGCATTTTCATCGGTGTGTTTCCCCAGCCTTTGTATAATCTTCTGCCCTTTACCGTGGATTACATCCCCTACACCGGAGCCCATGTGGTGGGCCAGCTCCAGCTGCTCATGTTCGGGGCTCTGGCCTTTGCCCTGCTGATTCTGTCCGGGTATTATCCGCCTGAAATCAAATCCATCAACCTGGATGTGGACTGGACCTACAGAAAATTGGGAACCGCCGTCTACAAGGTGCTGGACACAAGCCTGAACACGGCAAACCGCAGGGCCGAAGCGATACTGATGACTGGGGTCAAAGGCGGCAGCGGATTTTTTCGTCAGATCACAGTGCATCTGGTCCTGTTTTTTTCCGTCAACCTGTGGCTGCTCCAGGGGTACAGGGACAAACATCTGGCCTTGAAAAAACAGCGGCTGTATGATGATGTGGTCCAGGGGACGCTTCCTGTGGGTATCGGCGCAGCCGTGGCAGTATCGTTTGTTGTTCTGATATATGTATTAACGTAA
- a CDS encoding Crp/Fnr family transcriptional regulator produces MVKIQDLRHIHMLEQMPAHLLALIGQEAQLSIFSSGTCLFKAGEKVDTFYMVIMGQVALTVALNPDIDVVLENIQSGRTFGSSALISGGPATYTAICQEPCETITLSGSRMQKLFETNDELAFYLMAGVARQYKNSMDTRAKMILKTLARHPEMKASIHDIDKLTPAY; encoded by the coding sequence ATGGTAAAGATACAGGATTTAAGACATATCCACATGCTGGAACAGATGCCGGCGCATTTGCTGGCCCTGATCGGTCAGGAAGCGCAGCTTTCCATTTTCAGCAGCGGCACCTGCCTGTTCAAGGCAGGGGAAAAGGTGGACACTTTTTATATGGTCATCATGGGCCAGGTGGCGTTGACCGTGGCCCTGAACCCGGATATCGACGTGGTCCTGGAAAATATCCAGTCCGGCCGCACCTTCGGATCTTCAGCACTGATTTCCGGCGGTCCGGCCACATATACGGCCATTTGTCAGGAACCCTGTGAAACCATCACTTTGTCGGGTTCGCGCATGCAGAAACTGTTTGAAACCAACGATGAACTGGCGTTTTACCTGATGGCCGGTGTGGCCAGGCAGTACAAGAACAGCATGGATACCCGGGCAAAAATGATTTTGAAAACACTGGCGCGCCATCCCGAGATGAAGGCATCCATTCATGATATTGATAAACTGACCCCGGCCTATTAG
- a CDS encoding Crp/Fnr family transcriptional regulator yields MISIDQLKKIQFLQDLPDDILEKISPHARQAVFEPDTILVRQNETQHLVHMLVSGKICLNARSDTGRVLTLDEIEPGQSFGFSALFGKFPATFSAICTEPCDIIVLSGDLMAKLFETDHRIGYAVMRRVAQLFKDRMNKHTGQFIHSLSIHPAIHPV; encoded by the coding sequence ATGATATCGATCGATCAATTAAAAAAAATACAGTTTCTTCAGGACCTGCCGGACGATATTCTGGAAAAAATCAGTCCCCATGCCCGGCAGGCGGTTTTTGAACCGGACACGATACTGGTTCGGCAAAACGAGACCCAGCATCTGGTGCACATGCTGGTGTCCGGAAAAATCTGCCTGAACGCCCGGTCCGACACGGGCCGGGTTTTGACCCTGGATGAGATCGAACCCGGCCAGAGTTTCGGTTTCTCCGCATTGTTCGGTAAGTTTCCAGCGACCTTTAGCGCGATCTGCACCGAACCCTGTGACATCATTGTCCTGTCCGGGGACCTGATGGCAAAACTGTTTGAAACGGATCACCGGATCGGATATGCCGTGATGCGCCGGGTGGCCCAATTGTTCAAAGACCGCATGAACAAACACACCGGGCAGTTTATTCATTCATTGTCCATCCATCCGGCCATCCACCCGGTGTGA
- a CDS encoding PAS domain-containing protein: MDVTTKKVRWLNKAAAFQYLKHFVFALILVSLAAGLRVWLLENRFDLLEIAVFALVCSFISYLAEAVYRSQKKLKQVESELKASTENGQFIRSIIENIPNMIGYWDRDLRCRYANNAYGKWFGKSPEKIIGIFFRDLTGERLFALNEPHIRRVLAGEPQRFERTLNKAGGGVGHIIGHYIPNFDADGTVKGFVTQASEVTFLKETEAKLELAACVFENTLDGVLITDADGIILSVNPAFGNSGIKTSQNHRLKTSHPLSRAHQSVSGKNQIQKAGCSDLSQVLTKFLFVPMIIFFDNCLPP; encoded by the coding sequence ATGGATGTCACGACGAAAAAAGTCCGGTGGTTAAATAAGGCAGCTGCTTTTCAATATCTCAAACATTTTGTCTTTGCACTCATCCTTGTCAGCCTGGCCGCCGGTCTCAGGGTGTGGCTGCTTGAGAACCGGTTTGATCTTCTGGAGATAGCCGTTTTCGCCCTGGTATGCAGTTTTATCTCGTACCTTGCCGAAGCCGTGTATCGCAGTCAAAAAAAGCTCAAGCAAGTCGAATCCGAGTTGAAAGCCAGTACCGAAAATGGGCAATTCATCAGATCCATCATTGAAAACATACCCAATATGATCGGCTACTGGGACAGGGATCTGCGCTGCCGCTATGCCAACAACGCCTACGGCAAGTGGTTTGGAAAATCGCCCGAAAAGATTATCGGTATCTTTTTCCGGGATCTGACGGGCGAGCGCCTGTTTGCTCTGAATGAGCCTCACATCCGCCGGGTCCTGGCCGGTGAACCCCAGCGCTTTGAGCGGACACTGAACAAAGCCGGCGGAGGTGTGGGCCATATCATCGGGCACTATATCCCTAATTTCGATGCCGATGGTACGGTCAAAGGATTTGTGACTCAAGCCAGTGAAGTGACCTTTCTCAAGGAAACCGAGGCGAAACTTGAACTGGCTGCGTGCGTCTTTGAGAACACGCTCGATGGTGTCCTGATCACGGATGCGGATGGAATCATTCTGTCGGTCAACCCGGCCTTTGGAAACAGCGGGATAAAAACCAGCCAAAATCACCGTTTAAAAACCAGCCACCCCTTATCACGGGCACACCAGTCCGTGTCCGGTAAAAACCAGATTCAAAAGGCCGGGTGTTCAGACCTGAGCCAAGTCCTGACTAAATTTTTGTTTGTGCCAATGATCATTTTTTTCGATAACTGTCTCCCTCCATGA
- a CDS encoding ATP-binding protein, with translation MGYLPLGRQGSNLFFQVISGRHGKRSTIITTNLPFARWGDIFDGTTVATAIADRLVYNSEILIMEGDSYRKK, from the coding sequence ATCGGTTACCTTCCGCTAGGCAGACAGGGATCAAACCTGTTTTTCCAGGTCATCAGCGGCCGGCATGGGAAAAGGTCCACCATCATAACGACCAACCTGCCGTTTGCCCGCTGGGGAGACATCTTTGACGGAACCACTGTTGCTACAGCGATTGCCGACCGCCTCGTTTACAACTCTGAGATCCTTATCATGGAGGGAGACAGTTATCGAAAAAAATGA
- a CDS encoding site-specific integrase, with translation MDRKAILLIELVDRAKKQLDLLCYAESTKHRYIGKWKQFLVYAQQQNQLYFSKEIGEAFLKDCYGIQTGSKLSANQVFKARAVDLLDGILQHGCFPRCRQKPGIPAPQQFLVILEKYKKLQFEKGISRKTVLGKKIILVRFLNYLDIQGIADIRSLTSYEILSYLHTLKEYRSNSKSGIMFALRDFLLFLYSKEYVREPLNDLFHTIFTNKLERLPSYYSADEMNAILCQVDRDSEFGRRDYLVLLSAIQLGLRAGDIRQLKLENIKLDRNTIELIQQKTNNLLQLPLTEEFKYALADYMKNSRPKVDDPHIFVRHRAPFQPFAENNSFYHVINKHMTMADIALNNRKHGLHSMRHSIASCLLQGSTPYPVIAGILGHKSTSTTKFYLRIDIQQLRTVALEAPDGK, from the coding sequence ATGGATCGCAAAGCTATTTTATTAATAGAATTGGTTGACAGGGCAAAAAAACAACTTGATCTGCTATGTTATGCAGAAAGCACAAAGCATCGTTACATCGGCAAATGGAAACAGTTCCTGGTTTATGCGCAACAGCAAAATCAACTCTATTTTTCAAAAGAAATAGGAGAAGCCTTCCTGAAAGATTGTTACGGCATTCAAACAGGAAGCAAGCTTTCCGCCAATCAGGTTTTTAAAGCAAGAGCAGTTGATCTTTTAGATGGAATACTGCAACATGGCTGTTTTCCAAGGTGCCGCCAGAAACCTGGGATACCGGCCCCTCAACAATTTCTTGTTATTCTGGAAAAATATAAAAAACTGCAGTTTGAAAAGGGGATTTCAAGAAAAACAGTCCTTGGGAAAAAGATTATTCTGGTTCGGTTCCTGAATTATCTTGATATTCAGGGGATTGCTGATATCAGAAGTCTCACCTCATATGAAATTCTGTCCTATCTTCATACTCTGAAAGAATACAGGTCTAACTCCAAATCAGGGATCATGTTTGCTTTGAGAGATTTTCTGCTGTTCCTATATTCAAAGGAATATGTCAGAGAACCTTTGAATGATCTGTTTCATACGATTTTTACAAACAAACTCGAAAGGCTTCCCTCATACTATTCTGCAGATGAAATGAATGCGATTCTCTGTCAGGTTGACAGGGATTCTGAGTTCGGTCGCAGGGATTATCTGGTCCTACTTTCAGCTATTCAGCTCGGACTGCGTGCCGGCGATATCCGTCAGCTTAAGCTGGAAAATATAAAATTGGACCGAAACACAATTGAACTGATCCAGCAGAAAACGAATAATCTTCTCCAACTGCCGCTGACAGAAGAATTCAAATACGCCTTGGCTGACTACATGAAGAACAGCCGTCCAAAAGTAGATGATCCACATATTTTTGTGAGGCATAGGGCGCCATTTCAGCCATTCGCAGAAAATAATTCTTTTTATCATGTTATTAATAAACATATGACGATGGCCGACATTGCATTGAATAACAGGAAACATGGACTGCATTCAATGAGGCACAGCATCGCAAGCTGTCTTTTACAGGGCAGTACTCCGTATCCTGTCATAGCCGGGATTTTGGGACACAAAAGCACAAGCACAACAAAGTTTTATCTTCGAATCGACATTCAGCAGCTCCGTACAGTTGCACTGGAGGCTCCTGATGGAAAATAA
- a CDS encoding tyrosine-type recombinase/integrase, protein MENKEKRFVFTGPFKDYCPQYADYKRSLGFCFGVSSFYLLRHMDDCFKRYDLSSPVLTKKMAEDFVSRRDEESSRTQHMRKSIIRQFALFMNRKGFDFYLYPNELIPLPKTFTPYIFTHDEIKRIMDVVDQLPYLPQSRCYHMIYPMLFRILYGCGLRISEALALKKSEVDLTNGILTVIKAKNGMSRLVPMSWSLTDVCKGYAEDMGFDMSGEGYFFPSRDGGMYHRTPVYVRFKKFMKIAGIFPEGSVGPRVHDVRHTYAVHALEKMIDEGQDVYCALPILSAYMGHRTIESTEKYLRLTEQAYSNVIDTIAPLYRDVFPEVYHDNQ, encoded by the coding sequence ATGGAAAATAAAGAAAAGAGATTTGTATTTACAGGCCCCTTCAAAGATTACTGTCCTCAGTATGCCGATTACAAAAGATCGTTGGGATTCTGCTTTGGTGTATCTTCTTTTTATCTGCTAAGACACATGGATGATTGTTTTAAACGGTACGATCTTTCTTCTCCTGTTTTAACAAAGAAGATGGCTGAAGATTTTGTATCCCGCCGAGACGAAGAATCCAGCAGAACACAACATATGAGAAAATCCATTATTAGGCAGTTTGCCCTGTTCATGAACAGAAAGGGATTTGATTTTTATTTGTACCCAAACGAACTGATACCGCTGCCAAAAACATTCACTCCATATATTTTTACTCATGATGAGATAAAGCGGATTATGGATGTTGTGGATCAACTGCCATACTTACCACAAAGCAGATGCTACCACATGATTTACCCAATGTTGTTTCGCATACTTTACGGATGCGGTCTGAGAATAAGTGAAGCACTGGCACTGAAAAAATCAGAAGTCGATCTTACAAATGGTATTTTGACGGTAATCAAAGCAAAGAACGGCATGAGCAGATTAGTCCCAATGTCATGGTCGCTTACTGACGTTTGTAAAGGTTATGCTGAAGATATGGGGTTTGACATGTCAGGGGAAGGATATTTTTTCCCATCCAGAGATGGCGGCATGTACCACAGAACACCTGTGTATGTTAGGTTTAAAAAGTTCATGAAAATTGCCGGCATATTCCCTGAAGGTTCAGTTGGCCCACGTGTTCATGATGTCAGGCACACCTATGCTGTTCATGCTCTTGAAAAAATGATTGATGAAGGACAAGATGTTTATTGCGCTCTTCCAATATTAAGCGCGTATATGGGTCATCGCACAATTGAAAGCACAGAAAAATATCTGAGGCTGACTGAACAAGCATACAGCAATGTTATTGACACAATCGCTCCATTATACAGAGATGTTTTTCCGGAGGTATATCATGACAACCAATGA
- a CDS encoding site-specific integrase, with amino-acid sequence MTTNDFATKLSAWFLKYLPARAGHSDNTLKSYRDSFVIFLRYCRSELGIRPEKMDFIRINRNMIEDFLSWLELQKKDSISTRNLRLAALHAFFRYIQLKSPEYMELCSSILAIRSKKVPAVEINYLSIDSIKTLLSIPNITSREGRRDLAVIAIMYDTGARVQEIADLKVIDIRLKTPSTIRLTGKGKKTRIIPLMPQTMNIIKKYMDDCGLLDEKKEETPLFFNKKREKLTRAGLSYILDKYAKKAATESKNPVLNKMSPHVLRHSKAMHLLQSGVNLIYIRDFLGHSSVTTTEIYAKSNSEMKRKAIENASSKVLPKENFSADEKEDLFEWLKTVI; translated from the coding sequence ATGACAACCAATGATTTTGCCACCAAACTGTCTGCCTGGTTTTTAAAATACCTGCCGGCAAGAGCGGGACACAGCGACAACACCCTCAAATCATACAGGGATTCATTTGTGATTTTCTTAAGATACTGCCGTAGTGAACTGGGCATAAGGCCGGAAAAAATGGATTTTATACGAATAAACAGGAATATGATAGAAGACTTTCTGTCATGGTTGGAGCTTCAGAAAAAGGACTCTATATCCACAAGGAACCTGCGGCTGGCCGCTTTACATGCTTTTTTCAGATATATTCAGCTAAAATCGCCTGAATACATGGAACTATGCAGCTCAATCTTGGCAATAAGATCAAAAAAAGTGCCGGCTGTTGAAATAAACTATCTATCGATAGATAGTATCAAAACGCTTCTTTCAATTCCGAACATTACCAGCCGGGAAGGACGTAGAGATTTGGCAGTTATAGCAATTATGTATGACACTGGCGCCAGAGTTCAGGAAATTGCGGACCTGAAAGTAATTGATATACGATTAAAAACACCTTCAACAATTCGGCTGACTGGCAAGGGGAAAAAAACCAGGATCATACCGCTGATGCCGCAAACAATGAACATCATAAAAAAATATATGGATGATTGCGGTTTGCTTGATGAAAAAAAAGAGGAGACCCCTTTGTTTTTCAACAAGAAGAGGGAGAAACTTACGAGAGCCGGACTGTCCTATATTCTGGATAAATATGCAAAAAAAGCTGCGACAGAAAGCAAAAACCCGGTCTTAAATAAAATGTCACCGCATGTCCTTCGTCACAGCAAGGCTATGCACCTGCTGCAAAGCGGAGTAAATTTGATTTATATACGGGATTTTTTGGGACATTCTTCAGTTACGACTACTGAAATATACGCAAAATCCAATTCTGAAATGAAAAGGAAAGCCATTGAAAATGCAAGTTCAAAAGTACTGCCAAAAGAAAATTTTTCGGCTGATGAAAAAGAAGATTTGTTTGAATGGCTTAAAACCGTGATATGA
- a CDS encoding ATP-binding protein, whose translation MMEAVIDKFKSLRLKNCALNLPAVLEQSAQKNLTPLQVIDRLLEIEIENRKKARIDLRFKQSKLEEKPTIDQFDFAHHGSRQKQKSRILNLLDLGFIQAKKDIILIGNPGTGKTFLSKCFAYAATQTGIKTLFTTAMDMINQLVAAENDHTMLKKLQFYQSQDLLVCDELCKALHNSSYDKLNIM comes from the coding sequence ATGATGGAAGCCGTCATTGATAAGTTCAAATCACTTCGACTGAAAAACTGTGCACTGAACCTGCCCGCTGTTCTGGAGCAAAGTGCCCAGAAAAATCTGACTCCCCTCCAGGTCATTGACCGGCTGCTGGAGATTGAGATCGAAAACAGGAAAAAAGCCAGGATTGATCTGCGGTTCAAACAATCAAAACTGGAAGAAAAACCCACTATTGACCAATTTGATTTTGCCCATCATGGATCGCGCCAGAAGCAGAAAAGCCGGATATTGAACCTGCTGGATCTGGGATTTATCCAGGCGAAAAAAGACATTATTCTGATCGGCAATCCCGGGACTGGAAAGACTTTTTTATCCAAGTGCTTTGCGTATGCCGCCACCCAGACCGGGATAAAAACGCTTTTTACAACCGCCATGGACATGATCAATCAGCTGGTGGCAGCTGAAAATGATCACACCATGCTCAAAAAGCTTCAGTTCTATCAATCACAGGATCTTTTAGTTTGTGACGAATTATGTAAAGCTTTACATAATTCGTCTTATGACAAGTTAAATATTATGTGA